The DNA sequence GAGCGCTGATGCGTCGCGCGTCGCACCTGTGCGCCGCGCTCCTTTCTGCTGCGGTCTTCTCACGGGAACCGGTGTACTTCTGTGCTCAACACCTGGGTTGTCATGCCCACTTGCCTTCCGCTCGTCCTCCGCCGTTGCCACGCGTGCGCGTCCGATCGCTTCCGGGCGAACGGCAAGTTCCGCGTCAACGCCCACCACAAGCTCATCGACGCCTGGCTCCTCGTGCTCTGCGCCTCGTGCGGGGACACGGCCAAGCTCACGGTCTTCGAGCGGGCGCAGGTGCGCTCCGTACGGCCTGAGCTGCTCGACCGGCTGCACGCCAACGACCCCTCGTTGGCGGCCGAGTTGCTCCAGGATCCGCTCCTGCGGCGCCGCAACCGTGTCGCCCTCGACTGGGACGGCGCCTGGCGTCTGGACACCGGCGGATCCGACCATCTGGACCGCGAGGCGGTCGACATATCGGTCCGCTTCGCGGCGCGGATACCCCTCCGGCCGGTGCGGCTGATCGCCGAAGGCTGCGGCCTCTCCCGGGCCGAGGTCGAGAGGCTGATCACGGACGGGAAGCTCGTCTCCGCGGTCCGCCTCACCGGCAAGGTCTCCGACGGCTTCACCTTCACGCTGAAGCGCTGAGCCGCGCACCAGGGGCCTGTCCGGCGGCAGCTGCCGGACAGGCCCCGACGGGAGGCAGCCGCCCCGCAGGGACATGGTCCCGATGGCCTGCGGGCGGGCCGGGCGGAGTCATCGGTCCGCCGGGGATTCCTTCACGTCGAGAACGGCCTTGCCGCGGACGCGGCGGCCGAGGAGGGCGTCGGCGGCTTCCGCGGCGGCCTCCCACGGGCCGCGCCAGCCGATCTGGGGGTCGAGGCGGCCCTCCTCCAACAGGCCCAGGAGGTGGTCGAGGTCCTTGCCGAAAGGCGCCGTGACGTTGAAGTTCTCCAGGCGCCCGCGCGCCGACCTCGTGCCCGCCAGCTCGAAGTCGATGGTGGTGGGTTCGCGGGACGCCCGGCCGACGGCCTGGACGACACCGTCGTCCTCGATCCGGTAGAACGCTTCGGCCAGCTGTGCTCCGCCCACGGTGTCCAGGACGCCGTACACCGGCCGGGTCAGGCCCTTCGGCCCCTGGACCGTCTCCGCCGCGCCGAGTTCGCGAAGGCCCGCGGCGCGCTCCGGGCTGCCCGTCGAGGCGATGACGTGCGCACCCGCGAGCGCGGCGAGCTGCACCGCGAAGCGGCCGACGCCCCCGGACGCGCCGGTGACCAGGACGCGACGGCCCTCGACCGCGCCGAGACGCCGCACCGCCTGGAGGGCGGAGACCCCGGCGACCGGCAGCGCGCTGGCCGCGCCCAGGTCGACCGCGTCGGGGACGACCGCGAGGTCCGCGGTGTCGACGGCGCGCAGCTCGGCCCAGGCGCCGGACCAGCCGAAGCCGACGACGCGGGTGCCCGCGGGCGGACCCGAGCCGTCGCGGGCGGGTCTGCGGACGACGCCCGCCGCGTCCCAGCCGGGAATGTGCTCCGCGGGTGTGTCCGGCGAACGGAAGGCCAGTTCGCCGAAGTTGAGGGAGACGGCAGCGACCTCGACGAGCGCCTGCGTGTCCCGGGGCTCCGGGTCCGGGGCGGGCGCCAGGTGAAGTCCCTGTGGTCCGTGGAACAGTGCGCGCATCGCGGCGCTCCTTCTGTACGGGGGTGTGGTCCGGCCGTGGTGCGGTGGTGCCGCGGAGGCGGGGGACGGTCAGGCGCCGAGCGTCGGGTAGTCGGTGTAGCCGCGGTGGTCGCCGCCGTAGAACGTCGTGGAGTCGGCCTCGTTGTACGGGCCGCCCTGCCTGATGCGCTCCGGCAGGTCCGGGTTCGCGAGCCACGCGGTGGCCAGTACGACGGCGTCGGCGATGCCCTCCTCGACCGCGGCGGCGCCGGTCTCGGGGGTCGAGGGGAACGACTCGGGCGTGGGGTGGGCGCACAGCAGGAGCGTGCCGCGCCACTCGCCGCGGATCGCCCTGGTGATGTCGCGCGTGACCATCTCCAGGACGTGCAGGTACGCCAGCGGCGTGGACCGCAGGGCCCGTGCGAGCGCCGGATAGACCGCCGCGGCGTCGCTCTCGGCCATGCCGTTGAAGGTGATCCCCGGGGAGAGGCGGACGCCGACCTTCTCGGGCCCGACGGCGGCGGCGACGGCCTCGATCACCTCGACGACGAAGCGGATGCGGTTCTCGACCGGGCCGCCGTACGCGTCGGTGCGCCGGTTCGTGTTGTCCGAGAGGAACTGGTGCAGCAGGAAGCCGTTGGCGGCGTGCACCTCGACGCCGTCGAACCCGGCGTCGATCGCGTTGCGGGCGGCCTCGACGAACTCGCCCAGGGTGCGCTCCAGATCGGCGGGGGTCATCTCGCGCGGCACCGGGTGGTCCACCATGCCCGCTCCCGTGAAGAGCCGCTCGCCGGAGGCGATCGCGGAGGGGCCGATGGGCGCTTCGCCGCTCTCGTACAGGCTCGGGTGCCCGATCCGGCCGCAGTGCACCAGCTGTGCGAACATCCGGCCGCCCGCGGCGTGCACCGCGTCGGTCACCGTGCGCCACGCGGCGACCTGTTCGCCGGTGTGCAGACCCGGCGTGCTGATGTAGCCCTTGCCCAGGGCGCTCACCTGGGTCGCCTCGCTGATGATCAGCCCCGCGGAGGCGCGCTGGCTGTAGTACTCGGCCGCGAGGGCGGGCATCTCACCGGCGTCGTTGGCGCGCGAGCGCGTCATCGGGCCCATCACGAGGCGGTTCGGCAGGTCGAGCTTGCCGAGAGTCAGGCCGGTAAAGAGCTTGTCCATGAGGTCTCCCAGGGCTGCGAAGCGGTCGGCCCGGCGATCGCGCCGACGTGCCAACCCTCCTTCCGGGGCCCGGAGCGGATCAATGGCGAAGCACTGAACCCAACGTTCACTCCCGCTTACCTCACGCCTTTGACCTGCGTAAAGTTGGGCCGCGTGGGCTGGATTCGGCCTACGGGGGAGCACTGCGCCGCCCCGCTGGGCGGCGTCTGAAGGGGGAGGCACGGGGGATGGAACGGTACGAGATGGAGATCTTCCTGGCGCTGTCCGAGGAGTTGCATTTCGGCCGCACGGCGGAGCGGCTGCGGCTGTCGCCCGCGATGGTCAGCCAGACCGTGAAGAAGCTGGAGCGCCGCTTCGGCGTCCCGCTGTTCGAACGCACCAGTCGCAAGGTCGCGCTGACCGGGCCCGGCGAGCGGCTGCGTGCCGACATCGCCCCGCACTTCCAGGGGATCCAGGAGGCCGTCGACCGGTTCAAGAACTCCGTCCGGGGCCTCCAGGGCGTGGTCACGGTGGGGTTCATGGGCGTGCTCGCCGGGAACATCTGCCAGGCCGTGGCGAACGTCTTCCGGGAGCGTCACCCCGGCTGCGCGGTCCGCGTGGTCGAGACCCAGATGCGGCACCACTGCGCCCAACTGCGCAGCGGCGAGGCGGACATCGTCGTCATCCCCCTGCCGGTGGAGGAGCCGGACCTCACCGTGGGCCCGGTCGTCGTCCGGCACACGCTGCACCTCGCGGTGTCGTCGGAGAACCCCCTGGCCCGGCAGTCCTCGGTGTGCGTGGAGGACCTCGCCGGGGAGACCTGGGCCTCGCTCGCCGCATCCGTACCGGAGTACTGGATCGACCACTTCTACGCCCGCCGGACGCCCAGCGGTCGTCCCATCGCCCGCAGTTCCGAGCGGTGCGACACCTTCACCGAGGTCCTCGCCATGGTCGCGGCCGGGCGCGCGGTCACGGTGGGCGGCGCCGACATGACGACGTACCGACTGCGCCCCGACATCACCTATCTGCCGTTCACCGACATGCCTCCGATGGAGCGCGCCATGGTGTGGCGCACCAGCCAGGAGGACGCCCGGGTCCGCGCGTTCGTCGAGGCGGTCACGGACACGGCGGTCCCGGCGGAGCCTCCCGGCTGTCACAGCGCCTAGTCGTCTAGTCGCCGCAGAGTTCCGCGAAGCGGCGGGTGTTGATGTTGCCGCCGGAGATGATGACGCCGACGCGCGGCGGGACCTGCGGGAGGCGCCCGGCCAGGAGGGCCGCGAGGCCGGTCGCGCCGCTGGGCTCAATGACGATCTTCAGGCGTTCGAAGGCGAACCGCATCGCGTCGCGGATCTCGTCGTCGGAGACGAGCACGATCTCGTCCACGAGGCGCTGGTTGATGGGGAACGTCAGCTCGCCGGGCGTCTCGATGGCCTGGCCGTCGGCGATGGTGCGCGGGACCGGCACGGAGACGCGGTGGCCGGCCTCCAGGGACCGCTTGGTGTCGTCGCCCGCCTCCGGCTCCACGCCGATCACCCGGATCCGCGCGTCCAGGCCCTTCGCGGCCGTGGCGCTGCCCGCGATCAGACCGCCGCCGCCCACCGGACTGACCAGGCCGTCCAGCGCCCCCACCTCTTCGAGGAGTTCGAGCGCCGCGGTGCCCTGGCCCGCGATGACGTCCGGGTGGTCGTACGGCGGGATCAGGGTGAGGTCGCGCTCGGCGGCGAGCTGCCTGCCGATGGCGGTGCGGTCGCCGGCGTAGCGGTCGTACGTGACGATCTCGGCGCCGTACCCCTCGGCGGCCTCGCGCTTGGAGAGCGGGGTGTCCTCCGGCATGAGGATCACCGCTCTGCTGCCCCGCTCGCGGGCCGCGAGCGCGATGGCCTGGGCGTGGTTGCCGGAGGAGAACGAGGCGATGCCCTTGGCCAGTTGCTCGGGCGTGAGCCGGGACACGGCGTGGTAGGCGCCGCGGAACTTGAAGGCGCCGATCCGCTGGAAGTTCTCGCACTTGAGGAAGGTCTCGGCGCCCACGCGGGCGTCCAGGGTGCGCGAGCGGAGGACGGGCGTGCGGTGGGCCACGCCCTTGATCCGGTCGGCGGCGGCGCGCACGTCGTCGAGGGTGACCAGGGGGGTGCTCGTCATGCGGGTGCTCCTGGTGAGGTGTCGGGCCCGGGCGGCGGTGCGCCCTGGGCGCGGGACTTGGCGAGGTAGCTGTAGGCGGAGGCGCGGGAGATGCCGAGGCGGGCGGCGACCTGCGGGACCGCGCCCCGTACGGCGAAGACGCCCTGGTCGTCGAGACCGCGGAAGAGCTCGACGCGTGCGTCGCGGTCGAGCTCGCTCCACGGGCGGCTCTGCCGGAGCTGGTGGCTGTCGACGATCGAGCTGACGACGGACTCCACGTCGTCGCCGAACGTCGTGGTCGGCACCTCCGGCCGCACCGCCACGCCCGCGAGTTCGCCGATGAGGGCGCTCGCCTGCTGGACCGCGGTGATGTCGAGGTTGACGCACAGCGCGCCGAACACCGCGCCGCCGCCGTCGCGCAGCAGCATCGTGGACGACTTGACCAGCTTTCCGTCCTGGGTGCGGGTGAGGTAGTTCAGCTCGTCGGCCGCCGCGTCGCCGCGTGCCAGCATGCCCATGCCGATCTCGCTCATCGAGCCGCCGACGCTGCGGCCTGTGACGGCTCCGGCGATCGCCACGACGGACTTCTCCGGCCGCCGGTAGTCGTGGACGACCGCTTCGCACAGCGAGCCGAAGGTGGCGACGAGGCCTTCGACCACCGGGGCGAGGGCGGCGATGATCGCGTCGCGCTCGGCTTCGCGTACGTCGTCGGTGCCCTCGGTGCTCTCGACGCTCTCGGCGCTCATGGGGCGGCCCCCTCCCTTGCCGTGACAACTGCCGCAGCAACTGCCGTGACGGCTTCCGCAGCAGCTCTGGACCAAACGTACACGCCTTGGACAGAAAGTCCAGAGCTGCTGGGAGGGCTACGTCCGGGGCGCCGCCGCCTCCAGGTCGGCGACACTGCCCGACATCACCGCCGGGATGTGCTGCGTGAGGTGCTCCAACGGCCAGTCCCACCAGGCCAGTTCGAGCAGTCGGGCGATGTCGTCGGCGCTGAAGCGGTGGCGCAGCAGACGGGCCGGGTTGCCGCCGACGATCCCGTAGTCGGGGACGTCGTCGACGACGACGGAGCCGGAGGCGACGACCGCGCCGTGGCCGATGCGGACACCCGGCATCACCAGGGTCCGGTAGCCGAGCCACACGTCGTGCCCGACGACGGTGTCGCCGCGGCCCGGAAGCCCGCTGATGAGGTCGAAGTGGTCGGCCCAGGAACCTCCCATGATGGGGAACGGGAACGTGGACGGGCCGTCCATGCGGTGGTTGGCGCCGTTCATGATGAACCGCACGCCTTCGCCGAGGGCGCAGAACTTGCCGATGACGAGCTTCTCGGGCCCGTAGTGGTACAGCACGTTGCGGGTCTCGAAGCCCGTCGAGTCGTCCGGGTCGTCGTAGTACGAGAACTCGCCCACTTCGATGAGGGGCGAGGTGATCAGCGGCTTGAGGAGCACCACGCGGGGCTGGCCGGGCATCGGGTGCAGGACGGTGGGGTCGGCGGGGACGAGGGGCACGGTGGCACCTTTCCGTTGTGCGGCAGGGCGGCGGGGCGGCGTGCGCCCGCCCCAGGATCCCCTGGTCAACTGCCCGATGGCACGCGGTTTACGGACCGCGGGAAGCGGCCGGTGAACGCGCTCGGGCCCCCGGCGCGTCCACTGAGGGACGCGCCGGGGGCCCGGGTGGGTCAGGTGCCGAAGGGCTATCGCACCGTCACCGTGAAGACGGGCGACAGGGTGGCGCCGCTCTTCATGCGCAGCTCGTTCTTGCCCTTGAGGCCGAGCTTGACGCGCAGGGTGTACGCGCCGGACTTGTTGACGGTGGTGGAGGCGGGCAGCGCCTTCCACGTGCCGCGCTGCTTCTGCTGGAGGCCGACCTTGGCGCCCGCCTTGATGCCGGTGGCCTTGCCGCTGACGCGCAGCTCCTGCCAGGCCTTCACGGAGGTCGCGGACGGCTTGGCGGTCAGCGCGGCCTTCGCCTTGGCGGTGGGGCTCGCCTTCTGGGTGCCGAGGCTCTTGCCGGTCTTGACGTCCCAGATGGCGTACGGGGTGCCGCCGCCCTGCGTCTTGCTGTACAGGCGCTTGCCGTCGGCGCTCAGGTGCAGGTAGATGCCGTCGTCGACGGTCTGGCCCGGCTTGAGGGCCTTGCCGTTGTAGTACGGCTTGCCGCCCTTGACCGTGAGGGTGACGCCGGCGCCGATGTCGATCTTCACCGACTTGGCGGCGACGCTCTGCACCGCGGCGGGGCGCTCGGGGGCGGGCGCGCTCGCAAGCGCGGCCGCGGCCGGGGCCAGGAGGGCCGTACCGGCGAGGACCGAGACGGTGGCGGTACGGAGGGCGCTGCGGCGGTGGGTGGTGGTGCGCATAACGACGGTGTTCCCCTTCACGGTCATGAGTCTGTTCGCGTGCACGGCGTGGCTCCGCCGTCGGGCGGTGCCGCGCGGTGCGGTCCCGTTTTGTCCCCGTCGTCCGTGCTGCCCGGCGGGTACGGAATAAACCTAGTTCACC is a window from the Streptomyces spectabilis genome containing:
- a CDS encoding DUF1062 domain-containing protein, translated to MLNTWVVMPTCLPLVLRRCHACASDRFRANGKFRVNAHHKLIDAWLLVLCASCGDTAKLTVFERAQVRSVRPELLDRLHANDPSLAAELLQDPLLRRRNRVALDWDGAWRLDTGGSDHLDREAVDISVRFAARIPLRPVRLIAEGCGLSRAEVERLITDGKLVSAVRLTGKVSDGFTFTLKR
- a CDS encoding CatB-related O-acetyltransferase; translated protein: MPGQPRVVLLKPLITSPLIEVGEFSYYDDPDDSTGFETRNVLYHYGPEKLVIGKFCALGEGVRFIMNGANHRMDGPSTFPFPIMGGSWADHFDLISGLPGRGDTVVGHDVWLGYRTLVMPGVRIGHGAVVASGSVVVDDVPDYGIVGGNPARLLRHRFSADDIARLLELAWWDWPLEHLTQHIPAVMSGSVADLEAAAPRT
- a CDS encoding pyridoxal-phosphate dependent enzyme — translated: MTSTPLVTLDDVRAAADRIKGVAHRTPVLRSRTLDARVGAETFLKCENFQRIGAFKFRGAYHAVSRLTPEQLAKGIASFSSGNHAQAIALAARERGSRAVILMPEDTPLSKREAAEGYGAEIVTYDRYAGDRTAIGRQLAAERDLTLIPPYDHPDVIAGQGTAALELLEEVGALDGLVSPVGGGGLIAGSATAAKGLDARIRVIGVEPEAGDDTKRSLEAGHRVSVPVPRTIADGQAIETPGELTFPINQRLVDEIVLVSDDEIRDAMRFAFERLKIVIEPSGATGLAALLAGRLPQVPPRVGVIISGGNINTRRFAELCGD
- a CDS encoding zinc-binding dehydrogenase, with product MRALFHGPQGLHLAPAPDPEPRDTQALVEVAAVSLNFGELAFRSPDTPAEHIPGWDAAGVVRRPARDGSGPPAGTRVVGFGWSGAWAELRAVDTADLAVVPDAVDLGAASALPVAGVSALQAVRRLGAVEGRRVLVTGASGGVGRFAVQLAALAGAHVIASTGSPERAAGLRELGAAETVQGPKGLTRPVYGVLDTVGGAQLAEAFYRIEDDGVVQAVGRASREPTTIDFELAGTRSARGRLENFNVTAPFGKDLDHLLGLLEEGRLDPQIGWRGPWEAAAEAADALLGRRVRGKAVLDVKESPADR
- a CDS encoding helix-turn-helix transcriptional regulator — translated: MSAESVESTEGTDDVREAERDAIIAALAPVVEGLVATFGSLCEAVVHDYRRPEKSVVAIAGAVTGRSVGGSMSEIGMGMLARGDAAADELNYLTRTQDGKLVKSSTMLLRDGGGAVFGALCVNLDITAVQQASALIGELAGVAVRPEVPTTTFGDDVESVVSSIVDSHQLRQSRPWSELDRDARVELFRGLDDQGVFAVRGAVPQVAARLGISRASAYSYLAKSRAQGAPPPGPDTSPGAPA
- a CDS encoding LysR family transcriptional regulator, translated to MERYEMEIFLALSEELHFGRTAERLRLSPAMVSQTVKKLERRFGVPLFERTSRKVALTGPGERLRADIAPHFQGIQEAVDRFKNSVRGLQGVVTVGFMGVLAGNICQAVANVFRERHPGCAVRVVETQMRHHCAQLRSGEADIVVIPLPVEEPDLTVGPVVVRHTLHLAVSSENPLARQSSVCVEDLAGETWASLAASVPEYWIDHFYARRTPSGRPIARSSERCDTFTEVLAMVAAGRAVTVGGADMTTYRLRPDITYLPFTDMPPMERAMVWRTSQEDARVRAFVEAVTDTAVPAEPPGCHSA
- a CDS encoding alkene reductase, translating into MDKLFTGLTLGKLDLPNRLVMGPMTRSRANDAGEMPALAAEYYSQRASAGLIISEATQVSALGKGYISTPGLHTGEQVAAWRTVTDAVHAAGGRMFAQLVHCGRIGHPSLYESGEAPIGPSAIASGERLFTGAGMVDHPVPREMTPADLERTLGEFVEAARNAIDAGFDGVEVHAANGFLLHQFLSDNTNRRTDAYGGPVENRIRFVVEVIEAVAAAVGPEKVGVRLSPGITFNGMAESDAAAVYPALARALRSTPLAYLHVLEMVTRDITRAIRGEWRGTLLLCAHPTPESFPSTPETGAAAVEEGIADAVVLATAWLANPDLPERIRQGGPYNEADSTTFYGGDHRGYTDYPTLGA